CTGGACCGAGCGGCTGTTTTCATTCACCACGACCCGCGACCAGGCGTTTCGCTTCTCCAACGGCCACTTCACGCTGATCGGCCTGAAGGTGGACGCCAAGCCGCTCCTGCGCGCCTACAGCGTGGTCAGCCCCAACTGGGAAGAGCATCTGGAGTTCCTCTCGATCAAGGTGGCGCACGGGCCGCTGACCTCGCGACTGCAGCACATCCAGGTGGGCGACAGCATCCTCGTGGCCAAAAAGCCCACGGGCACGCTGGTGACCGACTACCTGCTGCCCGGCAAGCGCCTGTACCTGCTGGCCACGGGCACCGGCATCGCGCCCTTCATGGCCATCGTGCGCGACCCCGACACCTACGAGCGCTTCGAGCAAGTCGTCCTGGTGCACGGCGTGCGCGAGGCGGCCGAGCTTGCCTACCGCGACTACCTGAGCCAGGAGCTGCCACGCCACGAGCTGCTGGGCGAGCTGGTGCAGGACAAGCTGCGCTACTACCCCACGGTCACGCGCGAGAGCTTCATCCACCAGGGCCGCATCAATGCGCTGATCGAAAGCGGCCAGCTTGCCGCGGACCTCGGCCTGCCCCAGCTCGACCCGGC
The DNA window shown above is from Comamonas sp. NLF-1-9 and carries:
- a CDS encoding ferredoxin--NADP reductase, which encodes MFFEERVLSVHHWTERLFSFTTTRDQAFRFSNGHFTLIGLKVDAKPLLRAYSVVSPNWEEHLEFLSIKVAHGPLTSRLQHIQVGDSILVAKKPTGTLVTDYLLPGKRLYLLATGTGIAPFMAIVRDPDTYERFEQVVLVHGVREAAELAYRDYLSQELPRHELLGELVQDKLRYYPTVTRESFIHQGRINALIESGQLAADLGLPQLDPANDRVMLCGSPEMLATLKALLTRMDFEEGSTTRPGDFVIERAFVEK